One stretch of Hevea brasiliensis isolate MT/VB/25A 57/8 chromosome 12, ASM3005281v1, whole genome shotgun sequence DNA includes these proteins:
- the LOC110655045 gene encoding glycine-rich protein 2 — MAEGKRSTGSVSWFSAQKGFGFIAPDDGGEDLFVHQTSIQSDGFRTLSEGQPVEFAIDFGEDGRTKAVDVVSIFRSRRAPRGARYQGSGRGFYGGRRRGGGSGRGDAGYGRGGWGGGSGGDSGYNTGGGYGGGGGGGGSGACYNCGRYGHLARDCYQTGGGGIGSRRYDGGGYSGGGGGGACYNCGEEGHFARDCPNTDQN; from the coding sequence ATGGCGGAGGGTAAGAGATCCACTGGCTCTGTCAGTTGGTTCAGTGCACAGAAAGGTTTCGGCTTCATTGCTCCGGACGACGGCGGCGAGGATCTATTTGTTCACCAGACCTCCATCCAATCTGATGGCTTTAGGACACTGTCCGAGGGCCAGCCCGTCGAGTTCGCCATCGATTTTGGAGAGGACGGCCGTACCAAGGCTGTCGATGTCGTCAGTATCTTTAGATCTCGCCGTGCCCCGCGCGGCGCTCGCTACCAGGGTAGTGGGAGAGGATTCTATGGCGGGAGGAGGAGAGGAGGTGGTAGTGGTCGAGGCGATGCTGGTTATGGGAGAGGTGGCTGGGGTGGCGGGTCAGGCGGTGATTCTGGATACAATACTGGTGGTGGATATGGCGGCGGCGGCGGCGGCGGCGGCAGTGGAGCGTGTTATAATTGTGGGAGATATGGTCATTTAGCGAGAGATTGTTATCAAACCGGTGGCGGCGGTATAGGAAGTAGGAGATACGACGGCGGCGGATACTCCGGTGGAGGAGGAGGAGGGGCATGTTACAATTGCGGTGAGGAAggtcattttgctagagattgcccTAATACTGATCAAAACTGA